In Anaerolineales bacterium, a genomic segment contains:
- a CDS encoding lysophospholipase, whose protein sequence is MVVNEGTFRGPRNLRIHHRSWLPEAEARAALIILHGLGSHCGRYQTVVGRFVPRGIAVFGFDQIGHGLSEGVRGRIERFEDFSRTLGAFHRLVLEWEGGKPVFLFGHSMGGLVAAYHLLDHPTGFRGAVFSAPAVKISRRISPARIAAGLVLSAVAPGMGVMRMNAAALSRDPDAQRAYRADPLVHHGKTSARLAAEILRAARRAAREAHRITLPFLAFQGGEDGIVDPGAARLLYDRAASADKTLRIYDGMPHETFHGPGGEQVLGDMQRWIEARI, encoded by the coding sequence ATGGTCGTCAACGAAGGAACCTTCCGCGGCCCGCGGAACCTCCGTATCCATCACCGATCCTGGCTGCCCGAAGCCGAAGCGCGGGCGGCGCTGATCATCCTCCACGGGCTGGGCTCGCACTGCGGCCGTTACCAGACCGTGGTCGGGCGATTCGTTCCGCGCGGGATCGCCGTGTTCGGATTCGACCAGATCGGCCACGGCCTTTCCGAGGGGGTGCGCGGCCGGATCGAACGCTTCGAAGATTTCAGCCGGACGCTCGGCGCGTTTCACCGCCTGGTGTTGGAATGGGAAGGGGGCAAACCCGTCTTCCTGTTCGGCCACAGCATGGGCGGGTTGGTCGCCGCCTACCACCTGCTCGATCATCCCACCGGTTTCCGCGGCGCCGTATTCTCCGCCCCGGCGGTGAAGATCAGCCGCAGGATTTCGCCGGCGCGGATCGCCGCCGGCCTCGTCCTCTCGGCGGTCGCGCCGGGGATGGGAGTGATGCGGATGAACGCCGCGGCCCTTTCGCGCGACCCGGACGCGCAGCGGGCCTACCGCGCGGACCCGCTGGTCCACCACGGCAAAACCTCCGCCCGGCTGGCGGCGGAAATCCTGCGCGCGGCGCGGCGCGCGGCGCGCGAGGCGCACCGCATCACCCTGCCGTTCCTCGCCTTTCAAGGCGGCGAGGACGGGATCGTCGATCCCGGCGCCGCGCGGCTGCTTTATGACCGGGCGGCTTCCGCAGACAAGACGCTTCGCATCTACGACGGGATGCCGCATGAGACGTTCCACGGGCCGGGGGGCGAGCAGGTGCTGGGGGACATGCAACGCTGGATCGAAGCGCGGATTTGA
- a CDS encoding nucleotidyltransferase family protein — translation MKLTEEDRTLVHFIGRNFPPQVREGLPPPPASPDWGKVIARAERQRLTPLLFESAKKTGMLREIPPQAVSDFRRNFLRSANQSEEIFRELAALLDSFAAARIPVIVLKGGALAVALYDTVTQRPMCDLDLLIPKDAVPECARILAGRGYMECHNLGRGFEQEFRSELSFVRPDASGLMVEPHWHIFNPPSFSKRIPVAWFWERAAPVEIRGRSARMLSPAATLLHLTGHYSLHHGGAGLLQLYDIARVQARWGKAINAEELAEAARSFGLLSAVQAALREAAALWRIPVPEGFDRELHRRGNAFLAEATSTSRYFHHLRDFMGVAGWKNRLAYLWKLAFPSREYLRQRYGMREDRLAALYYAYRLLRGGIGMGNILLDLVRNTALFP, via the coding sequence ATGAAACTCACCGAGGAAGACCGCACGCTGGTCCATTTCATCGGCCGGAATTTTCCACCGCAGGTCCGGGAGGGCCTGCCGCCTCCGCCGGCGTCACCGGATTGGGGCAAGGTGATCGCCCGGGCGGAACGGCAAAGGCTGACGCCCTTGCTGTTCGAATCCGCCAAGAAAACCGGAATGCTGCGGGAAATTCCTCCGCAAGCGGTATCCGATTTTCGGCGCAATTTTCTCCGTTCGGCGAATCAAAGCGAGGAGATTTTCCGGGAGCTGGCCGCCCTGCTGGACTCTTTCGCCGCGGCGCGCATACCGGTGATTGTCTTGAAGGGCGGCGCCCTGGCCGTGGCCTTGTATGACACCGTGACTCAGCGGCCGATGTGCGACCTCGACCTGCTGATTCCGAAGGATGCCGTGCCGGAATGCGCGCGGATCCTGGCCGGGCGCGGGTACATGGAATGCCACAACCTGGGACGGGGGTTCGAACAGGAGTTCCGATCCGAACTGAGCTTTGTCCGGCCCGACGCTTCCGGGTTGATGGTGGAGCCACACTGGCATATCTTCAACCCGCCCTCCTTTTCGAAGCGCATTCCCGTGGCATGGTTTTGGGAGCGCGCCGCGCCGGTTGAGATCCGCGGCCGAAGCGCGCGGATGCTTTCCCCCGCGGCGACGCTCCTGCACCTGACGGGGCATTATTCCCTCCACCACGGGGGAGCCGGTTTGCTTCAGCTGTACGATATCGCCCGGGTGCAGGCGCGCTGGGGAAAAGCGATAAACGCGGAGGAACTGGCCGAGGCGGCGCGGTCCTTCGGGTTGCTGTCCGCCGTGCAAGCCGCTTTGCGGGAGGCGGCCGCGCTGTGGCGGATTCCCGTACCGGAGGGCTTCGACCGCGAACTGCATCGCCGCGGCAACGCCTTCTTGGCGGAGGCGACAAGCACCTCCCGGTATTTTCATCATCTGCGGGATTTTATGGGAGTCGCCGGGTGGAAAAACCGGCTGGCGTATCTTTGGAAACTTGCCTTCCCCAGCCGCGAATATCTCCGCCAGCGGTACGGCATGCGGGAGGATCGGCTGGCGGCGCTGTATTACGCGTACCGGCTCTTGCGCGGCGGGATCGGCATGGGGAATATTCTGTTAGACTTGGTGCGGAACACCGCGTTGTTTCCATAA
- a CDS encoding S26 family signal peptidase — MNPTLGEPDVLEIEPYRDRPVRAGDIVLFHAPGRAESIVHRVESVTLEGIRTRGDGCFQPDDWLIGADQIIGRVTAARRGGRVRNVANGFSGRLWAQLLRVGLPFGAAANRFLHAPYRAIAGAGRIWCWLPSGWRPRKVLFAANGRRIWRMLWGRLVIGQMEEGCGGWRIRRPFRLLIDPRELDLDP; from the coding sequence ATGAATCCGACCCTGGGCGAACCGGATGTGCTGGAAATCGAACCGTATCGGGATCGTCCTGTCCGGGCGGGCGACATCGTCCTCTTCCATGCTCCCGGCCGGGCGGAGTCCATCGTCCACCGGGTGGAGTCCGTCACTCTCGAAGGAATCCGCACCCGGGGTGACGGCTGCTTCCAACCGGATGACTGGCTGATCGGCGCCGATCAAATCATCGGCCGGGTGACCGCCGCCCGGCGGGGCGGAAGGGTGCGGAACGTGGCCAACGGATTTTCCGGACGCCTGTGGGCGCAGTTGTTGCGCGTTGGACTGCCCTTCGGCGCGGCGGCGAACCGTTTTCTCCATGCCCCCTACCGCGCGATTGCGGGTGCGGGCCGCATCTGGTGCTGGCTGCCGTCCGGCTGGCGTCCGCGGAAGGTGCTGTTTGCGGCGAACGGGCGGCGCATTTGGCGCATGCTGTGGGGCCGGCTCGTCATCGGCCAGATGGAGGAAGGGTGCGGCGGTTGGCGGATCCGGCGGCCGTTCCGCCTGCTGATCGATCCGCGCGAGCTGGATCTCGATCCATGA
- the scmC gene encoding SynChlorMet cassette protein ScmC, with protein sequence MPNNGASPREDGVAACYRFRLGNGARWYVAAGDPAAESVVAGLASVMNLAPAPMAEADADGLRKMIIFSAPPDPQPEVFFCVLPRPRSPEYAEFDRYTAISHALALVLLRDGAVLLHGALAEYRFEASAGKGVVFSASGGTGKTTVSLRLTAPWRSLSDDAALVVPSGEGGYRAHPWPTWSTFFYADQAGGIWDVQASTPLCACVFLKRAERDSLEPLGAGHAAALLSESARQINALDARLPPAELRPLRRVRFEAVCGLARAVPAHLLRVSLEGEFWREVERVLK encoded by the coding sequence ATGCCGAATAACGGGGCTTCGCCGCGCGAAGATGGAGTGGCCGCCTGCTACCGCTTCCGGTTGGGCAACGGCGCGCGTTGGTACGTGGCGGCCGGGGATCCGGCGGCGGAGTCCGTCGTGGCCGGGCTGGCGTCCGTGATGAATCTTGCGCCGGCGCCCATGGCGGAGGCAGATGCGGACGGCTTGCGGAAGATGATCATTTTCAGCGCTCCTCCGGATCCGCAGCCGGAGGTTTTTTTCTGCGTCCTTCCGCGGCCCAGATCGCCCGAGTATGCGGAGTTCGATCGATACACGGCGATCTCGCATGCCTTGGCCCTCGTGCTGTTGCGGGATGGAGCCGTCCTGCTGCACGGCGCTTTGGCCGAGTACCGGTTCGAAGCATCCGCCGGCAAGGGGGTGGTCTTTTCCGCATCCGGCGGCACCGGAAAAACCACTGTCAGCCTCCGCCTGACAGCCCCGTGGCGGTCGTTGAGCGACGATGCGGCCCTCGTCGTACCATCCGGGGAAGGCGGATACCGGGCGCACCCCTGGCCCACGTGGAGTACCTTCTTTTATGCCGACCAGGCCGGAGGCATTTGGGACGTCCAAGCTTCGACTCCGTTGTGCGCCTGTGTTTTTCTCAAGCGGGCCGAGCGGGATTCTCTGGAACCTTTGGGCGCGGGGCATGCCGCCGCCTTATTGAGCGAATCGGCGCGCCAGATCAATGCGCTGGATGCCAGGCTTCCCCCCGCGGAATTGCGGCCTCTCCGGCGGGTGCGGTTCGAAGCGGTTTGCGGTCTGGCCCGGGCCGTGCCCGCGCATTTGCTGCGTGTGAGTCTGGAGGGCGAGTTCTGGCGGGAAGTCGAGCGGGTGCTGAAATGA
- a CDS encoding B12-binding domain-containing radical SAM protein, with protein sequence MGLPFMAAQLRRDGHAAEIFDRFAVQSRAGQGVSAADKSMLARIAGFRPDWVGLSTITPLIHDTVHCAGLIRKEGFRGEIWAGGYHATALPELTLRKIPELDGVVAGEGEEVLSKLADGTDPAALPGVWRRDGSGVRPGNAPKAQVADLDGLALPAFDLMDMGFYTERTAYTVRGHNLRAVTLITSRGCEFRCRFCAESLTYGRGIRFHSAEYILEWVRKLAAEYPVDGIHFHDNDFLADEGRVRKICAGLRRLGLHRRLRWSIQARSDRLSPELARLLKQSGCVLVEIGIETGSQEELDRLGKGATVDQGERAVRLCRRAGLDVHAYMLRRTENETLAVLDQRLAWLRRADPTSFQWNDLQIYPGTPLYAERGGDFFARNPWTEEAVTGYYSADHVSGLPPEIRNAWTQKHFAPFVRRHFWRHAIGRVPLDSLVRRIWLGGTRRMKRLVAGESRVPARTPDAE encoded by the coding sequence TTGGGCCTTCCATTCATGGCGGCGCAGTTGCGTCGGGATGGACACGCGGCGGAGATCTTCGACCGCTTTGCCGTGCAGTCCCGCGCCGGACAAGGCGTATCCGCCGCAGATAAATCGATGCTGGCGCGGATTGCCGGTTTCCGGCCGGATTGGGTCGGTCTGAGTACGATCACCCCTCTGATTCACGACACCGTCCATTGCGCGGGGTTGATCCGCAAGGAAGGATTCCGCGGAGAGATCTGGGCCGGAGGGTATCATGCCACTGCCCTCCCGGAACTGACGTTGCGGAAGATCCCCGAATTGGACGGCGTGGTGGCCGGGGAAGGCGAAGAGGTGCTCTCCAAGCTGGCGGACGGGACGGATCCGGCGGCGCTGCCGGGAGTGTGGCGGCGGGATGGATCGGGAGTCCGGCCGGGGAATGCGCCCAAGGCTCAGGTCGCCGATTTGGACGGTTTGGCGCTCCCGGCCTTCGACCTGATGGATATGGGTTTTTACACCGAGCGGACCGCGTACACGGTCCGCGGCCATAATCTGCGGGCGGTCACCCTGATCACGTCGCGGGGATGCGAATTCCGCTGCCGCTTCTGCGCCGAATCCCTCACCTACGGGCGCGGGATCCGATTCCACAGCGCCGAATACATCCTGGAATGGGTGCGAAAGCTGGCCGCCGAATATCCGGTGGACGGGATCCACTTTCACGACAACGACTTCCTGGCCGACGAAGGGCGGGTGCGGAAAATTTGCGCCGGCCTGCGGCGGCTGGGGTTGCATCGCCGGCTGCGGTGGAGCATCCAAGCCCGCTCCGACCGGCTTTCGCCGGAACTGGCCCGATTGCTGAAACAGTCCGGATGCGTTTTGGTCGAAATCGGAATCGAAACGGGTTCCCAGGAGGAGTTGGACAGACTCGGTAAGGGCGCGACGGTGGATCAGGGCGAGCGGGCGGTGCGCCTCTGCCGCCGCGCCGGGTTGGACGTCCACGCCTATATGCTCCGGCGCACCGAAAACGAAACCCTCGCTGTGCTCGACCAACGCCTGGCTTGGCTTCGGCGGGCCGATCCCACCTCGTTTCAATGGAACGACCTGCAGATATATCCGGGCACACCGCTGTATGCCGAACGGGGCGGGGATTTTTTCGCCCGCAATCCGTGGACGGAGGAGGCCGTCACCGGATACTACTCGGCGGACCACGTTTCCGGCCTTCCGCCGGAAATCCGGAACGCGTGGACGCAAAAGCATTTCGCGCCCTTCGTCCGGCGGCATTTTTGGCGGCATGCGATCGGCCGGGTTCCGCTGGATTCGCTTGTGCGGCGGATTTGGCTGGGGGGAACGCGGCGCATGAAACGCCTTGTGGCGGGGGAATCCCGCGTTCCCGCTCGAACCCCGGATGCCGAATAA